GTTCACGGTCATTGCGCAAGTGGACGTGTGGCGCCCCGACCTCGCGGTGTGGGGCGACGACCCGGTCGCTGGGCCGGCGGCTCTCAACTCGGCGTTGCTGCTCCTCGTCACCGTGCCGGTCGCCTGGCGACGCACGGCGCCGCTGGCAGCGACTGCGGCGTCGATGACCGGGGTGACGGCCCAAGCCGCCCTGACGGGGCAGCCGCCGATCGGGCTGTTGCTGGTGGCTCCCGTCCTGACGGTGGTGTACTCGGCGGCCGCGTACGGGACGCGCCGGCAGGCGTGGATCGGGCTGGCGCTGACCGCCGTCGCCACTGCCGTCCACGACGCGCTGGACCCCCGCATCCAGAGCTTGGACGACGTCGGGGAGGCGTCCTACTGGTGGTTGGTCATCGCGCTGGCGTGGCTGGTGGGACTTTACGTGGGGAGCCGGCGCCGCGCACGACTGGACGCCGCTCTGGCGCGCCAGCGCGAAGTCGAGCTGGAGCGCGCCGAGCAGGAGGCCGTGGCCCGGGAACGGCTACGGATCGCGAACGAGCTCCACGACGTCGTCGCTCACAACGTCAGCGTGGTCGCCCTGCACGTCGGGGCAGCCCTCGAGCTGCTCGACGGCACGTCCGAACGAGCCCGCGAGCCGCTGCTCATCGTCGAGGCAACCGCCCGCAGCACCCTGAAAGAGATGCGCTCGCTGCTCGGCATCCTCCGCAGCGCCGACGCAGACGCCACCCAGGCGCCCCAGCCGGGGCTGGCCTCCCTGCGCGCCCTGGTGGCCGGCGTGACGGACGCAGGACTCCCTGTTGAGCTGGCGATCGAGGGGAAGGCCCATCCCCTCCCCGCGGGAGTGGACCTCGCCGCCTACCGCATCGTGCAGGAAGCGCTCACCAACATCCTCAAGCACGCCGTCGACGCCACCCACGCGGTGGTCAGAGTCTGCTTTGCGCCGGGGAGAGTGCAGCTGTCGATCTTTGACGACGGCCGCCCGAACCCGCGGGCCGACCGAGTTCCCGGCCACGGGCTGGTCGGGATGCGGGAACGAGTGGCCCTGTACGGCGGCGAGCTGACCGTAGGCGCTGGAACGGCCGGAGGCTTCCTGGTCGAGGCCCGGCTGCCGATCGGTGAGGCGACGCCGTGATCCGGGTGCTGATCGTCGACGACCAAGCGCTCGTGCGGAGTGGGCTACGGCTGATCCTGGAGGCGCAGGCGGACCTGGTGGTGGTCGGCGAAGCCGAGGACGCC
This window of the Georgenia yuyongxinii genome carries:
- a CDS encoding sensor histidine kinase, which translates into the protein MVAPPVPADAVLALVFTVIAQVDVWRPDLAVWGDDPVAGPAALNSALLLLVTVPVAWRRTAPLAATAASMTGVTAQAALTGQPPIGLLLVAPVLTVVYSAAAYGTRRQAWIGLALTAVATAVHDALDPRIQSLDDVGEASYWWLVIALAWLVGLYVGSRRRARLDAALARQREVELERAEQEAVARERLRIANELHDVVAHNVSVVALHVGAALELLDGTSERAREPLLIVEATARSTLKEMRSLLGILRSADADATQAPQPGLASLRALVAGVTDAGLPVELAIEGKAHPLPAGVDLAAYRIVQEALTNILKHAVDATHAVVRVCFAPGRVQLSIFDDGRPNPRADRVPGHGLVGMRERVALYGGELTVGAGTAGGFLVEARLPIGEATP